DNA from Mesorhizobium sp. DCY119:
TTCCATGTGGTCTGGTAGACTTCCTCCGGCACGGTTGCCTTGTAGAAGATCAGATAGTCGGTCCAGAGACGGCGCCATTCGGCATGGTCGGACTGTTCAAGCGGGCGGATGGTGACTTCGGTCATTGGCTGTCGCTTTCTATCGTCGTTGCTGGCGGTGAGCCTGCCCGAGTGCGAAGCTGTTACCAACGGTCCAGAGATGAAAAAGCGTTGTCCGCGCTTCAGCGCCCCCTCTCCGTCTCGCTACGCGAGCCACCTCTCCCCCATTTCATGGGGGCGAGGAACCCAAGTTCTGTAAAGCCGCAACCTCAATGGGTGCCGGTTCCTCGCCCCGCTTGCGGGGCGAGGTGGCTCGGCGAAGCCGAGAGGGAGAGGGGGACTTGCTACCCCTGCCGCCGCGCCATGAACGCCAGCCGTTCGAACAGGTGAACGTCCTGCTCGTTCTTGAGAAGCGCGCCGTGCAGTTTGGGCAGGGCGTTCTTCGGGTCGGCGCGCAGGTCGGCAGGGTCGATGTCGTCGGCGACCAGCAGCCTGATCCAGTCGAGCGCCTCGGAGGTCGACGGCTTCTTCTTCAGGCCGGCCACGTCGCGGATTTCGTAGAACTGGGTGAGGGCGGCGCGCACGAGGTTCTGCTTGATGCCGGGATAGTGGACCTCGACGATCTTGGTCAGCGTGTCGGCATCGGGGAAGCGGATGTAGTGGAAGAAGCAGCGGCGCAGGAAGGCGTCGGGCAGTTCCTTCTCGTTGTTGGAGGTGATGATGACGATGGGGCGCACATCCGCCCGGATCGTCTCGCCGGTCTCGTAGACGAAGAACTCCATCTTATCGAGTTCCTGCAGCAGGTCGTTGGGGAATTCGATGTCGGCCTTGTCGATCTCGTCGATCAGAAGCACGACCTTCCGGCCGGCGGCGAAGGCTTCCCACAATTTGCCGCGCTTGATGTAGTTCTTGATGTCGTTGAAGCGGTCGTCGCCGAGCTGGCTGTCGCGCAGGCGCGACACGGCGTCATATTCGTAGAGGCCCTGCTGGGCGCGGGTGGTCGATTTGATGTGCCATTCGATCAGGTCGAGGCCAAGGGCGGATGCCACCTGCTTGGCAAGCTCGGTCTTGCCGGTGCCGGGCTCGCCCTTGACCAGCAAGGGCCGCTCCAGCGCGATCGCCGCATTGACCGCGACCATCAGATCCTTTTCGGCAACATAGGCCGAGGTGCCTTCAAAACGCATTCCTAACTCCAGATTGGTGTTGGCCGAGACAGTAGGGGCGGGATGGTGACGGGGCAAGGGTTGTGCCCGCGTTTCCCTACCCCTTGAGGGGAGGGTGGCGGCGAAGCCGCAGGGTGGGGTCGCTGCGGCAGTGCTCGACGTTCTTTTTGCGTTGCGCTCGGCATGAACGACCCCCTCTGGCGCTGCGCGCCATCTCCCCCTCAAGGGGGGAGAAAACGCCGGCGCTTTCATCTAAATTTTTTTCCAAGCCGGCAATTCTCTGGCGTGCACCCTCGATGCGTCCTATATTCAGCGACGACGGTCTGTGCTTCCCGGCAGGAGAACATTTTCCCCGGGGCCTTAACGATCCTTAGGGAGCTGTCCCTGGGAAGACCCGTGGGTCTTTTCATACGGCGCCCACCTACTTTGTAGGTTCCCGGGATCGCTCTCTCCACCGGTTGTGTGGATCGTCACTTCCCCCAATTTCGTTGCGCTTTTCAAAAACGTCGCTTCCGCGATGGCATCCTCGAACTGGCATTTTTTATCCTGCCCCGGCATAAGGGGCGCGATGATGGAAAAAGCACTCAAGAAACAACTGCGCCTGGAAGCGCTGGCGCGCCGCGACGCGCTGCCGGTGGTGTGGCGCATCGAGGCGTCGCTGCAGATGGCGGATATGGCAGCTGCGATCCCGGTCGAGCCGGGGCAGATCGTCTCGGCTTTCTGGCCGATGCGCTCCGAGGTCGATATCAGGCCGCTGATGTTTTCCCTGCGCGAAAAGGGTGCGCGGCTCTGCCTGCCGGCGATCCTCGACAAGACGACGATCGTCTTTCGCGAACTGGTGCGCGGCGCCGAGCTTGTCGAGATGAGTTTTGGCACCGCAGGGCCGCCCGAGGATGCGGAAGTGCTCGATCCGTCGCTGATGCTGATACCGCTGGCCGCCTTCGACGCGCGCGGCCATCGCATCGGCTATGGCGCCGGCTACTACGACCGGGCGATTTCACGCCTGCGCGACAAGGGCCTGGACCCGCGCATGATCGGCATCGCCTTCGATTGCCAGGAGGTGCCGCTGGTGCCCGACGAGCCGCATGACGTGATCATCCCGGAAATCCTGACCGAAAGCGGCCTGCGCCGGTTTGGCGACGCTTGACCACCGGACAGAACAACGGTGGTTTACACGGAGCGCGGTGAGCGAATAAGACTGATTTCCAACGCGCCGTGAACAAAGAACATATGATCAGGAACGCCAAGGCTGAAATGAAGAGCGGTTGGGACCGGCTGCGGTCCATGGGCTTTGCCGAGGTGGCGGCTGCCCTCGACGACGCAGACACTATGCTGCTGGACGAAGCGCCGTTGAACACGCCTGGCCGTGTGCCGCGCGTGAAGATCATCAGGCGCGCGCTACATCTGTCACAGGAAGAATTTGCCAGCCGCTATCTGATCCCGCTGGGGACGTTGCGGGATTGGGAGCAGGGCAGGACGGAACCGGATCAGGCCGCGCGCGCCTATCTTCGCGTTATCGCCAAGGAGCCGGAAACCGTATCGCGCGCGCTCGGAACACGGGACGCTGCATGAGACTTCTTTTTCTCGGGGACATGGTGGGTAAATCCGGCCGCACGGCGGTGTGGCAAAAGCTGCCGGGGCTGATTTCCGACTTCAAGCTGGATTTCGTCATCGTCAATGGCGAGAACGCCGCCGGCGGCTTCGGCATAACCGAGGAAATCTTTCGCGAGACGCTGAATGCCGGGGCCGATGTCGTGACCACCGGCAACCATGTCTGGGACCAGCGCGAGGCGCTGACATTCGCACCGCGCGAGGACCGCTTCCTGCGCCCGGTGAATTTTCCGAAAGGCACGCCGGGGCGCGGTTCGGGCGTCTATATCGCCAGGAACGGCGCACGGGTGTTCGTCTCCAACATCATGGGCCGGGTGTTCATGCATCCCGAGCTGGACGATCCGTTCCAGGCGGTTGAGCGCGAGCTTGCCGCCTGCCCGCTCGGCGAGCAGGCGGATGCTGTGGTGATCGACTTCCATGCCGAGGCGACGAGCGAAAAAATGTGCTTTGCGCATTTCGTCGACGGGCGTGCCAGCCTCGTCGTCGGCACGCATACGCACCAGCCGACCGCCGACCACCAGATCCTCAACGGTGGCACCGCCTACCTGACCGACGCCGGCATGTGCGGCGATTATGATTCCTCGCTCGGCATGGACAAGGAAGAGCCGCTGAACCGGTTTCTTTCGAAAGTGCCGAAGGGACGTTTCGAGGCCGCGAACGGCCCTGCGACGATTTGCGGGCTCGGCGCCGATATATCCGACCGCACCGGGCTTGCCGAGAGGGTTGCGCCGTTGCGGCTCGGGCCACGCCTGGAAGAAACAATGCCTTCTTTCTGGTCTTGACGTTGAAGTAAGCCTGTAGCCTACCTACTTCTGCCGGAATATTTTTCTTTCAGATTGTCAGGGGACATTCAGCAGATGCCGATCATCGACTTTCTGGCGCCGCACTTCGCCTTCGTGAACGATCCGACGGCGTGGGTCGCGCTTGTGACCCTTGTGGTCATGGAGATCGTTCTCGGCATCGACAATCTGATCTTCATCTCGATCCTGACCA
Protein-coding regions in this window:
- a CDS encoding helix-turn-helix domain-containing protein yields the protein MLLDEAPLNTPGRVPRVKIIRRALHLSQEEFASRYLIPLGTLRDWEQGRTEPDQAARAYLRVIAKEPETVSRALGTRDAA
- a CDS encoding 5-formyltetrahydrofolate cyclo-ligase; amino-acid sequence: MMEKALKKQLRLEALARRDALPVVWRIEASLQMADMAAAIPVEPGQIVSAFWPMRSEVDIRPLMFSLREKGARLCLPAILDKTTIVFRELVRGAELVEMSFGTAGPPEDAEVLDPSLMLIPLAAFDARGHRIGYGAGYYDRAISRLRDKGLDPRMIGIAFDCQEVPLVPDEPHDVIIPEILTESGLRRFGDA
- a CDS encoding MoxR family ATPase translates to MRFEGTSAYVAEKDLMVAVNAAIALERPLLVKGEPGTGKTELAKQVASALGLDLIEWHIKSTTRAQQGLYEYDAVSRLRDSQLGDDRFNDIKNYIKRGKLWEAFAAGRKVVLLIDEIDKADIEFPNDLLQELDKMEFFVYETGETIRADVRPIVIITSNNEKELPDAFLRRCFFHYIRFPDADTLTKIVEVHYPGIKQNLVRAALTQFYEIRDVAGLKKKPSTSEALDWIRLLVADDIDPADLRADPKNALPKLHGALLKNEQDVHLFERLAFMARRQG
- a CDS encoding YmdB family metallophosphoesterase, with product MRLLFLGDMVGKSGRTAVWQKLPGLISDFKLDFVIVNGENAAGGFGITEEIFRETLNAGADVVTTGNHVWDQREALTFAPREDRFLRPVNFPKGTPGRGSGVYIARNGARVFVSNIMGRVFMHPELDDPFQAVERELAACPLGEQADAVVIDFHAEATSEKMCFAHFVDGRASLVVGTHTHQPTADHQILNGGTAYLTDAGMCGDYDSSLGMDKEEPLNRFLSKVPKGRFEAANGPATICGLGADISDRTGLAERVAPLRLGPRLEETMPSFWS